A window of the Schlesneria paludicola DSM 18645 genome harbors these coding sequences:
- a CDS encoding SDR family oxidoreductase, which translates to MSGWRLITGSTGFLGRYLLLNALQRRENVAVLVRNRRGLSAADRVDQMISDWERRSAIIVPRPVVLPGDLLVDGLDLSNVDRKWFQENVSSVIHSAASVCFQETPRGEPMNSNVHGTRRLLELCRHSCVADFHYVSTAYSCGRVDRSNPILEKMHSEDGPFGNIYEQSKCQAEHLVQNAAGSFTRTLFRPSIVIGESESGYTSSFNTIYSPLRLAWMIYKDSIQSPPTEGQLLAGLGLSGGESRNIVTVDWVCNMISALTRDPACHGRIYHLTNPRSTPGREIIAAISRALSVRLDHPNATSPSGAGAPTGLAEFQAHMESYRSYFAPDPIFDNSNFREQRAAIECPVVDEEMLTRTFQYAVNREFKVDSGLPLTPEQTEPRRQLDWRVRDDALVQRAAQDSLHQGIIANSSNGKNVAETDEVNERCSLASVLRITLAGPGGGDWQVSFLSGEFKVAFPYNEGEGSIQFYSTAASFRVWLKSDFPIEDGIRSGAFVLIGGSRHLSEISRLMSDVRRAILAAETQELKSNASEAGSSKSPLNNLPVGMLHVN; encoded by the coding sequence CGTGGATTGAGCGCGGCGGATCGAGTGGATCAGATGATTTCTGACTGGGAGCGTCGGTCCGCGATCATTGTCCCGCGTCCGGTTGTTTTGCCCGGTGACCTGCTGGTTGACGGACTTGATCTGTCAAATGTCGACCGAAAGTGGTTTCAAGAGAACGTCAGTTCGGTCATTCACTCTGCCGCTAGTGTCTGTTTTCAAGAGACACCGCGTGGCGAGCCTATGAATTCCAATGTCCACGGCACGCGGCGGTTGCTTGAGCTTTGCCGTCACTCGTGTGTGGCAGATTTTCACTACGTCTCAACCGCGTATTCCTGCGGCCGCGTCGATCGATCAAATCCAATCTTGGAAAAAATGCATTCTGAGGATGGCCCGTTTGGGAATATCTACGAACAGTCCAAATGTCAGGCCGAACATCTCGTTCAGAATGCCGCGGGGTCATTCACGCGGACGTTGTTTCGGCCTTCGATTGTAATTGGCGAATCAGAATCCGGTTACACGTCGTCCTTCAATACCATCTACTCGCCGCTACGGCTGGCCTGGATGATTTACAAAGACTCGATTCAGTCTCCCCCCACGGAAGGTCAGTTGCTCGCTGGACTGGGGCTTAGTGGCGGCGAGTCGCGAAATATTGTCACGGTGGACTGGGTCTGCAACATGATCAGTGCACTCACGCGCGATCCCGCGTGTCACGGTCGGATCTACCACTTGACGAATCCCCGCTCAACCCCGGGGCGCGAAATTATTGCAGCGATCAGCAGAGCTCTTTCGGTGCGTCTTGATCACCCGAACGCGACATCTCCCTCAGGTGCGGGAGCTCCCACGGGGCTTGCGGAATTTCAAGCCCATATGGAATCCTATCGATCTTACTTTGCCCCAGACCCAATTTTCGACAACTCCAATTTCCGCGAACAGCGAGCCGCGATTGAGTGTCCTGTTGTCGACGAAGAAATGCTGACACGTACATTCCAGTATGCGGTGAACCGCGAGTTCAAGGTCGACTCTGGCTTGCCGTTGACGCCTGAGCAAACAGAACCCCGTCGGCAGCTCGATTGGCGAGTTCGCGATGATGCCTTGGTGCAACGTGCTGCCCAGGATTCGTTGCACCAAGGCATCATCGCGAACTCGAGCAATGGCAAGAATGTGGCGGAAACCGACGAAGTCAACGAGCGGTGTTCGTTGGCATCGGTCTTGCGTATCACGCTGGCGGGGCCGGGGGGCGGAGATTGGCAAGTCTCTTTCTTATCAGGCGAGTTCAAGGTTGCGTTTCCCTATAATGAGGGGGAAGGATCGATTCAGTTTTACAGCACCGCAGCGTCATTTCGCGTTTGGTTGAAGAGTGATTTCCCCATTGAGGACGGAATACGGTCTGGTGCGTTCGTTCTCATCGGTGGCTCGCGTCATCTTTCAGAGATCTCGCGGCTGATGAGCGATGTCCGGCGTGCGATTCTTGCCGCAGAAACGCAAGAACTGAAATCGAACGCCTCGGAGGCCGGATCTTCGAAATCGCCCCTAAACAACTTGCCTGTGGGAATGCTGCATGTTAACTGA
- a CDS encoding type I polyketide synthase has product MLTDASHHRRFPSEPLAIVGMACRLPGADDLDEFWSLLTEGKSGILEVPPHQLDRRLFVSSERGRRSKTYATISGLVPPRADDPVSDFRAHDATKLKWDPCHEILCGVVEAAIEDAGWDSKDLGTVRTGTYVGHSSGSALGGEVILGSVMPQVADTLAQLPLFQQLSDAERNELLRSLVTGIQHQRPVRGEDGPHLDASYAAQYVAESLQLDGPQMVIDAACASSLIALALAGAALVQGEIDQAVVSSASYYKTDSMILFSQAQSCSATGSRPFDSEADGLVNAEGYVAIILKTLSRALADGDQIRGVIRGIGLSSDGRGRSLWAPRKEGQLEAVRRAYSDQIDHRTVQYVEAHATSTQVGDATELQALAAHFQLAAADQKIPLGSVKSNIGHTLESAGLASLVKCILSMQEGLIPPTINLQSLNPTIDWDANPFRPVTELLKWPDQPGQPRRSAVNAFGIGGLNAHVIVDGPFDSTSKRSTTTRPQGGGPLEQVPARAPRRSLESAEAVAIVGRGVIVPGAFELDSFRRLLRSGESQLIPPPTHRWRESPFADTRPTIHQAFPGAKGGYICGYEYDWRKHRIPPLQIELANPLQFMLLDAAQQALDESGYENGGFDRSRAAVIVGTLFGGEFSHQLQIGLRLHEIIDELSRVLKRSGWNAKRIEEACRVAEDAIVKNCSAIRDQTGSFTCSTQASRIAKTLNVMGGAMAIDCGDCSGLAALQSSQQLLASRVADFVFCAAAQRDLDAPAFEAWNFRKFESVPKNGQRPAPGEGVVVLLLRRLKDANENGDKVYGIIRDVRATKYHGPLSPHVERQVPQAAFATSSHTAMRCAESSSLTRQFGHLQGASALLEIVGLTIELEHESQGPVESVVRSMTEVCEFQALFESTNAAQVTPRDAETLQMASRAEVQRSAQMIPPMALESIRSESSQAMSCDGLLETRKADISMQTMQLDVDVRIARFWAYDEFELCQKLAASTWARDSASVAFPEKASCRLTIVSSPADWDRKVQLAIDHLEQRKSAIRVQEHGVFYRASARTDSPRSVAMFPGQGSQSKGMLSDMFSTSPGAKRRLEQVDQSLRRLGQPTCSGCLTGEGPRLEMDLRSTQLTMLAADVAAYATAFEWGMRPDFLIGHSFGEYAALVAADALDIESAIAITLTRAEAVAGCTHGVGAMLSIAASQRDVAALMRGQSDLFISHANSPRQTVVAGSMQRVTEFAVVVKAAGIAALSVPVGSPFHTPLLQAAQPELKAALKQHRWRPPQIPLLSSVTGRFVADRDVIIENLTRQLIQPIDWIELVERLYAEEVRVFVEVGPGRVLTKLTQQVLGGREVFVVSMDEPSLAPYERQLRIQAALETMGGRFRSTPAIQTQQLHPASFERPFQSPSIAVDVPESTSANPSSIELVIETEVVEAQAELTACDSGTCVDSIGEQSLADFLVDVVVEQTGYPREVIELDWDLEADLGIDSIRKAQILGELNEYFDLASAREKYNFNDLRSIRDILNMLGQLSGKGVWQNASKAGANSDVSLNDQAEEAFAPANQVSGEDSADSIDQSDPPRVFDRQFDDFLIDFVVERTGYPRDVIELDADLESDLGIDSIAKAQLIGEIRDHFHLAISEVSTRAALSEIRTLRQVRETFEAAAGDDLSQDRYVETPTYGSSNGHSAPGNGFALEDNPIASNGMSHTNSKRDCHEAVDPTPKTNSIIESDRNGADHRSAFDRGRDWGMRNKVELQNRLFEFADRSSTLVQDRPTGTEQLELDLAEDAQLRGIADGADVHPINVFTLHRIANWPTLDDLQDDGLEQCEPSVTENSRVLDVIELDGTESRVSSLTQRFRLEMSPAETRIWSGLKPAFAGGAIVIGNHSECAELVRRLESFQVSVAWLRELGTREQAVSALEKIWQETPSPHLFILSPRDRQAVPTLEESSWKNRRETGITSLYWFCQKWFGLVEQAKLLDDACLFGATALGGDFGVSQQITSPESGAITGLLKSILIESWVNGARSMPIKILDLPLNVPATNVADAICVELTVPTYDVEIGWNGDQRSILRSIPARFGQRSSPGLVPTGNWIVTGGARGITAYLVKELATHFPKVHFHLVGTAPSPALTDEQRELAVSDPDRLRAESMRKSKKANRSPLKAWQELEKEIEIDRTLREFHAMGIPATYHSCDVSARSQLSAVLQKIRQDAGEIRGVIHGAGIGKDASFPRKETRMVERCLAAKLDGALNLMALTQDDPLQGFMAFGSISGRFGANGHTDYSLANDMLAKLVGWHRQLRPNVPSAVFHWHAWDDIGMATKPETRLALEMIGLKLMPAHEGAEHFIREIAAGLPLAEVLITDDRYYRMFYPADRMLALPATGSLNPDCADDWPLVRKSATQTSSSVVSEATLHPVADPFLSEHRLRDRPLLPMVIMAELLAEGASQANDRRQLTGMRDLEIASSIKFPTDSPCSVQILATVGGADSVAELRADFHSRSGKLVSASRLHAKAIVEFDSEHRKSANVALDRSDFKDLDWKQAQYPAAGADFYVGGPLRCLRKLAIDHDRKCVWGRIDAPSLGELAGVQRDVVNWLTPSAVLDAALFATGVLTWSCIKPGVCLPRKMKHIEFVRVARPAESCLVRTQFVEAQDDHAIFDIVIWGSNEEPLLIIDKYVAAWLPS; this is encoded by the coding sequence ATGTTAACTGACGCTAGCCACCATCGGCGGTTCCCTTCCGAGCCGTTGGCAATCGTCGGCATGGCCTGTCGGCTGCCAGGCGCCGACGATCTGGACGAATTCTGGAGCCTGTTGACCGAAGGGAAGAGCGGAATCTTAGAGGTTCCGCCCCATCAGTTGGATCGCAGGCTGTTCGTTTCTTCCGAACGTGGTCGAAGGTCGAAGACCTACGCGACGATCTCAGGATTGGTTCCACCGCGTGCGGATGACCCTGTTTCTGACTTTCGCGCACATGACGCAACCAAATTGAAATGGGATCCGTGTCACGAGATTCTGTGTGGCGTTGTCGAGGCCGCAATCGAAGATGCTGGCTGGGATTCGAAAGATCTGGGCACGGTACGCACGGGAACATATGTCGGTCATTCCAGTGGTTCGGCCCTTGGTGGAGAAGTGATTTTAGGAAGCGTCATGCCGCAGGTGGCTGACACGCTTGCTCAGTTGCCGCTCTTTCAGCAATTGTCCGACGCCGAGCGAAACGAATTGCTTCGCAGTCTGGTGACGGGGATTCAGCACCAGCGCCCCGTACGAGGTGAAGACGGGCCACATCTTGATGCCAGTTACGCGGCACAGTACGTCGCCGAGAGCCTTCAGCTTGACGGTCCCCAGATGGTGATCGATGCGGCCTGTGCATCGTCTTTGATTGCGCTGGCGTTGGCGGGTGCGGCATTGGTTCAAGGAGAAATCGATCAGGCCGTCGTCTCGAGTGCGTCATACTACAAGACCGACAGCATGATCCTGTTTTCGCAGGCACAATCATGCAGCGCTACCGGTTCGCGTCCCTTTGACTCCGAAGCGGATGGTCTGGTCAATGCTGAGGGCTACGTTGCCATCATCCTCAAGACTCTGTCGCGCGCCTTGGCTGACGGAGATCAGATTCGTGGGGTCATCCGTGGAATCGGGCTGTCGTCGGATGGACGAGGTCGGAGCCTATGGGCACCTCGAAAAGAGGGCCAACTTGAGGCTGTGCGCCGCGCCTACTCAGACCAGATCGATCATCGCACAGTGCAGTACGTTGAAGCACATGCCACAAGCACTCAGGTTGGCGACGCCACCGAGCTGCAAGCACTGGCTGCTCATTTTCAGCTTGCTGCTGCGGACCAGAAAATACCATTGGGCAGTGTCAAATCGAATATTGGACATACTCTGGAATCTGCGGGTCTTGCGAGTCTGGTCAAATGCATCTTGAGCATGCAGGAAGGATTGATTCCACCCACCATCAACCTGCAATCGCTCAATCCCACGATTGATTGGGATGCGAATCCCTTTAGGCCCGTAACCGAACTGCTGAAATGGCCAGATCAGCCAGGTCAGCCGCGTCGTTCGGCGGTGAACGCCTTTGGGATCGGGGGCCTAAATGCACACGTGATTGTTGACGGACCATTCGATTCCACCTCGAAACGATCAACAACAACCCGGCCGCAGGGCGGTGGACCATTGGAACAAGTGCCTGCGCGAGCGCCGCGACGCTCGCTCGAATCCGCCGAGGCAGTCGCGATCGTTGGTCGTGGGGTGATCGTACCCGGCGCATTCGAGTTGGACTCATTTCGAAGGCTGCTGCGTTCAGGCGAATCCCAACTGATTCCACCGCCGACGCACCGCTGGAGGGAAAGTCCATTTGCGGATACTCGTCCGACAATTCATCAGGCGTTCCCGGGCGCAAAGGGTGGATACATATGTGGTTATGAATACGATTGGCGAAAGCATCGGATCCCACCACTGCAGATTGAATTGGCGAATCCCTTGCAGTTCATGCTGCTCGATGCCGCGCAGCAAGCGCTCGACGAGAGTGGATATGAGAATGGGGGCTTCGATCGCTCGCGCGCTGCGGTCATCGTGGGGACACTATTTGGAGGCGAATTCTCGCACCAATTGCAAATTGGGTTGCGCCTTCACGAAATCATTGACGAATTGTCTCGTGTTCTGAAGCGGAGTGGCTGGAACGCCAAACGCATCGAAGAAGCATGTCGCGTCGCGGAAGACGCGATCGTCAAGAACTGTTCCGCAATTCGAGATCAAACCGGAAGCTTTACGTGTAGCACACAAGCGTCTCGCATTGCGAAAACATTGAATGTCATGGGCGGCGCGATGGCAATCGACTGTGGAGACTGTTCGGGTCTCGCAGCACTTCAGTCCTCGCAGCAGCTTCTTGCATCACGGGTTGCGGACTTTGTGTTCTGTGCTGCGGCCCAGCGAGATCTCGACGCGCCTGCGTTCGAAGCGTGGAATTTCCGTAAGTTCGAATCGGTCCCCAAAAATGGACAGCGTCCTGCACCTGGAGAAGGTGTCGTGGTGCTGTTGCTCCGCCGCCTCAAAGATGCCAACGAGAACGGTGACAAAGTTTATGGGATCATTCGAGATGTTCGGGCGACAAAGTACCATGGTCCGTTGTCGCCGCACGTCGAGAGGCAAGTCCCTCAGGCTGCGTTTGCGACGTCATCACACACTGCGATGCGCTGCGCAGAGTCATCTTCGTTGACGCGGCAGTTCGGACACCTGCAAGGAGCCAGCGCGCTACTCGAAATTGTTGGTCTGACAATTGAGCTCGAACACGAGTCTCAAGGGCCCGTCGAATCCGTCGTTCGATCGATGACAGAAGTGTGCGAGTTCCAAGCCTTGTTTGAGAGTACCAACGCCGCCCAAGTCACGCCGAGGGATGCGGAAACATTACAGATGGCGAGCCGTGCTGAAGTGCAACGGTCCGCTCAAATGATCCCACCAATGGCGCTGGAATCTATCCGCTCTGAATCCTCGCAGGCGATGAGCTGCGACGGACTCCTCGAAACGCGAAAAGCCGACATATCTATGCAAACGATGCAACTGGACGTTGATGTCCGAATCGCCCGGTTCTGGGCGTACGACGAATTTGAACTTTGTCAAAAACTTGCGGCGTCGACATGGGCCCGGGATTCTGCATCGGTCGCATTTCCTGAAAAGGCGTCGTGTCGTTTGACCATTGTTTCATCGCCAGCGGACTGGGACCGCAAAGTTCAATTGGCGATTGATCACCTGGAGCAGAGGAAATCGGCGATCAGGGTTCAGGAACACGGGGTCTTCTATCGTGCATCGGCGCGGACTGATTCACCACGCTCAGTGGCCATGTTTCCCGGGCAAGGTTCTCAAAGTAAGGGAATGTTGTCAGACATGTTCAGTACGTCGCCTGGCGCAAAGCGGCGGTTGGAACAAGTTGACCAATCACTCCGTCGCCTGGGGCAACCCACTTGTTCGGGTTGCCTCACAGGTGAAGGTCCGCGTTTGGAAATGGATCTCCGTTCCACGCAATTGACGATGCTCGCAGCCGATGTCGCTGCGTATGCGACCGCGTTCGAGTGGGGAATGCGGCCTGACTTTTTGATCGGACACAGTTTTGGTGAATACGCCGCACTTGTAGCCGCCGACGCACTTGATATCGAATCTGCGATCGCCATTACGCTGACACGAGCCGAGGCTGTTGCAGGGTGCACGCATGGTGTTGGAGCCATGTTGTCGATCGCCGCGTCTCAGCGCGACGTTGCGGCGTTGATGCGAGGTCAATCTGATCTGTTCATTTCGCACGCGAACTCGCCGCGGCAAACTGTCGTTGCGGGGTCAATGCAGCGCGTGACAGAGTTTGCCGTCGTTGTCAAAGCGGCGGGGATCGCGGCACTGAGTGTTCCTGTCGGAAGTCCATTCCACACGCCGTTATTGCAGGCCGCGCAGCCCGAATTGAAGGCCGCACTCAAGCAGCACCGTTGGCGACCGCCCCAGATCCCGCTGCTCAGTAGCGTTACCGGCCGTTTCGTGGCTGATCGCGACGTGATCATCGAGAATCTGACCCGTCAATTGATTCAACCGATCGACTGGATCGAACTCGTCGAACGCCTGTATGCCGAAGAGGTTCGCGTTTTTGTCGAAGTGGGTCCCGGTCGTGTTCTTACAAAGCTGACGCAGCAGGTGTTGGGCGGTCGAGAAGTGTTCGTTGTTTCGATGGACGAACCGTCCCTTGCGCCTTATGAGCGTCAATTGAGAATTCAAGCCGCATTGGAAACGATGGGGGGACGATTCCGTTCCACTCCCGCCATTCAGACCCAACAACTTCACCCTGCATCCTTTGAACGTCCATTCCAGAGCCCCTCGATTGCCGTTGACGTGCCCGAGTCGACTTCCGCGAACCCTTCTAGCATTGAACTTGTCATCGAGACTGAGGTGGTCGAGGCCCAAGCGGAACTGACCGCATGTGATTCCGGGACCTGCGTCGACTCGATCGGCGAACAATCTCTTGCGGACTTTCTCGTCGACGTTGTGGTGGAGCAGACCGGATATCCGCGTGAGGTGATTGAACTCGATTGGGATCTGGAAGCCGATCTTGGAATCGACAGTATTCGCAAGGCGCAGATTCTTGGTGAACTGAACGAGTACTTTGATCTCGCGTCCGCGCGAGAGAAGTATAACTTCAATGATCTGCGTTCGATTCGCGACATCTTGAACATGTTGGGGCAGCTATCGGGAAAAGGTGTTTGGCAAAATGCCTCAAAAGCAGGCGCGAACTCTGACGTTTCTCTTAATGATCAGGCCGAGGAAGCGTTCGCGCCTGCAAATCAAGTGAGCGGAGAGGATTCGGCCGATTCGATAGATCAGAGTGATCCGCCCCGCGTATTCGATCGTCAGTTTGACGACTTCCTGATTGACTTCGTTGTGGAACGCACGGGGTATCCGCGCGATGTCATCGAGCTCGACGCAGACCTCGAATCTGATCTCGGAATCGACAGCATCGCGAAAGCGCAATTGATCGGTGAAATTCGTGATCATTTCCATCTCGCGATTTCAGAGGTGTCGACCCGGGCTGCGTTGTCAGAGATTCGCACGTTGCGACAGGTTCGTGAGACATTCGAAGCCGCGGCCGGTGACGATTTGTCCCAAGATCGATACGTCGAAACTCCCACATATGGCTCGTCAAACGGTCATAGCGCTCCCGGTAATGGATTCGCCCTTGAGGATAACCCGATTGCCAGCAACGGGATGTCTCATACCAATTCAAAGCGGGACTGCCACGAAGCAGTCGACCCGACGCCAAAAACAAATTCCATAATCGAATCGGACCGTAACGGAGCTGACCATCGCTCGGCGTTCGATCGGGGTCGCGATTGGGGAATGCGAAACAAAGTCGAACTGCAGAATCGGTTGTTTGAGTTCGCAGACCGATCGAGCACACTCGTCCAGGATCGACCTACCGGTACGGAACAGCTTGAGCTCGATCTGGCCGAGGACGCCCAGTTGCGAGGGATTGCCGACGGGGCAGATGTTCATCCCATAAATGTCTTCACGCTGCATCGAATCGCCAATTGGCCCACCTTGGATGATCTTCAGGACGATGGCCTGGAGCAATGTGAACCGTCAGTCACAGAAAACAGTCGTGTCCTGGATGTTATCGAATTGGATGGGACAGAATCGCGGGTCTCCTCATTGACGCAGCGATTCCGGTTGGAAATGTCGCCTGCCGAGACTCGAATCTGGTCCGGTCTCAAGCCGGCGTTTGCGGGCGGCGCGATTGTTATCGGTAACCATTCCGAATGTGCGGAACTTGTACGACGCTTGGAGTCGTTCCAGGTATCCGTTGCCTGGCTCCGAGAGCTTGGAACACGGGAACAGGCCGTTTCCGCGTTAGAGAAAATTTGGCAAGAAACGCCATCACCACATCTTTTCATCTTGAGTCCGCGGGACCGTCAGGCGGTACCGACTCTCGAAGAGTCCTCGTGGAAGAATCGCCGCGAAACAGGAATTACGTCACTCTATTGGTTCTGTCAAAAGTGGTTTGGTCTCGTCGAACAGGCCAAGTTACTGGACGATGCATGCCTATTCGGGGCAACCGCTCTTGGCGGCGATTTCGGAGTCTCGCAACAAATTACGTCTCCTGAAAGTGGCGCGATTACGGGATTGCTGAAATCCATCTTGATTGAATCTTGGGTCAATGGCGCACGCTCAATGCCGATCAAGATTCTCGACCTTCCCTTGAACGTCCCTGCCACAAATGTTGCGGATGCGATCTGCGTCGAACTGACGGTTCCAACATACGATGTTGAGATTGGTTGGAATGGCGATCAACGGTCGATTCTCCGATCGATTCCCGCGCGATTCGGTCAACGTTCCTCGCCTGGTCTTGTTCCGACAGGGAATTGGATCGTGACGGGCGGCGCCCGCGGAATTACTGCGTATTTGGTGAAAGAGCTAGCAACGCACTTTCCGAAAGTTCATTTCCATTTGGTCGGAACGGCTCCGTCACCGGCATTGACGGACGAGCAACGAGAGTTGGCGGTTTCAGATCCGGACCGGCTTCGCGCGGAATCGATGCGCAAATCGAAAAAGGCAAATCGATCTCCATTGAAGGCCTGGCAGGAACTTGAGAAAGAGATCGAGATCGATCGCACACTGCGTGAATTCCACGCCATGGGCATTCCCGCCACTTACCATTCCTGTGATGTGTCTGCGCGCTCGCAGCTTTCAGCAGTGCTGCAGAAGATTCGACAGGACGCAGGTGAAATTCGCGGCGTCATCCATGGAGCAGGTATCGGAAAAGATGCCAGCTTTCCTCGGAAAGAAACACGAATGGTGGAGCGGTGCCTGGCCGCCAAGCTGGATGGTGCTTTGAACCTGATGGCTCTGACGCAGGATGACCCCTTGCAGGGATTCATGGCGTTCGGCTCGATCAGTGGCCGGTTCGGCGCGAATGGACACACCGACTATTCGTTGGCCAACGACATGCTTGCAAAGCTTGTTGGATGGCATCGCCAATTGCGCCCGAACGTTCCTTCCGCTGTCTTCCACTGGCATGCGTGGGACGATATTGGAATGGCAACGAAACCAGAAACGCGTCTGGCTCTGGAGATGATTGGTCTGAAGCTGATGCCGGCCCATGAAGGGGCCGAACATTTCATCCGCGAGATTGCTGCAGGTCTGCCACTCGCCGAAGTGCTGATCACCGATGATCGTTACTACCGAATGTTCTACCCCGCGGATCGAATGCTGGCGTTGCCTGCAACCGGTTCCCTGAATCCTGACTGCGCAGATGATTGGCCGCTCGTGCGGAAGTCTGCGACGCAAACCAGTTCGAGTGTTGTCAGCGAAGCGACGCTTCATCCGGTGGCCGATCCATTCCTGAGCGAGCATCGCTTGCGAGACCGACCACTTCTGCCAATGGTGATCATGGCGGAGCTTCTCGCAGAAGGCGCGTCACAGGCAAACGATCGTCGTCAGTTGACGGGGATGCGAGATCTCGAGATTGCCTCCAGTATCAAGTTCCCGACGGATTCTCCTTGCAGCGTGCAAATCCTTGCGACCGTTGGCGGTGCTGATTCCGTCGCAGAGTTACGGGCTGACTTTCATTCACGAAGTGGAAAACTCGTGAGCGCCAGCCGATTGCACGCGAAAGCCATCGTTGAATTTGATTCTGAGCATCGGAAATCTGCGAACGTTGCACTGGATCGGTCCGACTTCAAAGACCTTGACTGGAAGCAGGCTCAGTATCCGGCGGCGGGGGCTGATTTTTATGTGGGTGGCCCGCTACGCTGTCTCCGCAAGCTGGCAATTGATCATGATCGGAAATGTGTCTGGGGCCGAATTGATGCCCCGTCACTCGGCGAACTCGCAGGGGTTCAACGCGACGTTGTCAATTGGCTGACGCCGAGCGCGGTGCTGGATGCGGCACTCTTCGCCACGGGCGTGCTCACTTGGAGCTGCATCAAACCCGGAGTGTGCCTCCCGCGAAAGATGAAGCACATTGAGTTCGTGCGTGTGGCCCGGCCCGCAGAATCCTGCCTGGTCAGGACGCAATTCGTCGAGGCACAAGACGACCATGCAATCTTTGATATCGTGATCTGGGGAAGCAATGAGGAACCATTGCTGATCATCGACAAGTACGTCGCTGCATGGCTACCCTCGTAA